One segment of Kiritimatiellia bacterium DNA contains the following:
- the guaB gene encoding IMP dehydrogenase, with protein MTRNPTLDAFMAAFPREGLTFDDVCLVTRFADFLPTDTDLSAPFSRRIRLNIPFVSAAMDTVTEARMAIALAMLGGLGIIHRNLCIEDQARIVRTVKSHLNGLIGQPVTFRDTDTLRTVRETRQARGYAFSGFPILDGQDRLVGILTSADVKFARNPDAPVTEVMTRQVVTAPAGTTLRQAYDLMQRERIGKLPLVEDGRLVGLYSYTDVRTLIENAEPQYNRDAQHRLRVGAAIAPGDRERVARLAEGPADAVVIDTAHGHSAAVLEMVRWVKTEFPALDVVAGNIATGEAARALADAGADAVKVGIGPGSICTTRVVTGVGVPQLTAVYECARALEGRVPVIADGGIRHSGDVPKAIAAGADTAMMGSVLAGTEESPGEKILYQGRQYVGYRGMGSLGAMQAGQGSRKRYSQENVNPDDLVPQGIEGMVPYAGTVQKVLTQYCGGLRLALGYVGCRSLGELQERGEFVRVTPAGAAEGHAHNVTITKEAPNYRT; from the coding sequence ATGACCCGTAACCCAACGCTCGACGCCTTCATGGCCGCCTTCCCCCGCGAGGGCCTGACGTTCGACGACGTCTGCCTCGTGACCCGCTTCGCGGATTTCCTGCCGACGGACACCGACCTCTCCGCGCCGTTCAGCCGTCGCATCCGCCTGAACATCCCGTTCGTCAGCGCCGCGATGGACACGGTCACCGAGGCGCGCATGGCCATCGCCCTGGCCATGCTCGGCGGCCTCGGGATCATTCACCGCAACCTTTGCATCGAGGACCAGGCGCGGATCGTCCGCACCGTGAAATCCCACCTCAACGGGCTCATCGGGCAGCCGGTGACCTTCCGCGACACCGACACCCTGCGGACCGTCCGCGAGACGCGGCAGGCCAGGGGGTACGCGTTCAGCGGGTTTCCCATCCTCGACGGCCAGGACCGCCTGGTCGGCATCCTGACCTCGGCGGACGTCAAGTTCGCGCGCAACCCGGACGCGCCGGTCACCGAGGTGATGACGCGGCAGGTCGTCACCGCGCCGGCGGGGACCACCCTGCGGCAGGCCTACGACCTGATGCAGCGCGAGCGGATCGGGAAGCTGCCGCTCGTGGAGGACGGGCGGCTCGTGGGGCTGTACTCGTACACCGACGTGCGCACGCTGATCGAGAACGCCGAGCCACAGTACAACCGGGACGCGCAGCACCGGCTCCGGGTCGGCGCGGCCATCGCGCCGGGCGACCGGGAGCGCGTCGCGCGGCTGGCCGAGGGGCCGGCGGACGCGGTGGTGATCGACACCGCACACGGACACTCGGCCGCCGTCCTGGAGATGGTGCGCTGGGTCAAGACCGAGTTCCCGGCGCTCGACGTGGTCGCCGGGAACATCGCCACGGGCGAGGCGGCCCGCGCCCTGGCGGACGCCGGCGCGGACGCGGTGAAGGTGGGCATCGGGCCGGGCTCGATCTGCACCACGCGCGTGGTCACGGGCGTGGGGGTGCCGCAGCTGACGGCCGTCTACGAGTGCGCCCGCGCGCTGGAGGGCCGCGTCCCGGTGATCGCGGACGGCGGCATCCGCCACTCCGGCGATGTCCCCAAGGCCATCGCCGCCGGGGCCGACACGGCGATGATGGGCTCGGTCCTCGCGGGCACGGAGGAAAGCCCCGGCGAGAAGATTTTGTACCAGGGGCGGCAATACGTCGGCTACCGGGGCATGGGCAGCCTGGGCGCCATGCAGGCGGGCCAGGGCAGCCGCAAGCGCTACAGCCAGGAGAACGTCAACCCGGACGACCTGGTGCCGCAGGGGATCGAGGGCATGGTGCCGTACGCCGGGACCGTGCAGAAGGTGCTGACGCAATACTGCGGCGGACTGCGCCTCGCTTTGGGCTACGTCGGTTGCCGGTCGTTGGGAGAACTCCAGGAGCGCGGCGAGTTCGTCCGGGTCACCCCCGCCGGCGCGGCCGAGGGCCACGCGCACAACGTGACCATCACCAAGGAAGCGCCGAATTACCGGACGTGA
- a CDS encoding tetratricopeptide repeat protein, which translates to MRALSTESPLRRAAPYAGIFLLAWALRLVYLLQVSGHPSFHFPLVDAREYHELALRLAGGASDLPKMAWQPWFYPMLLAQVYQSFGASIWAAKLLQITAGSLTCVVAALMGTSVGSRRTGILAGVLAAVYGPMIYYDGELLAETWAGLWLTLSAWISLRPAGRAKPVLLGILGALCLFTRPPLVPAWAVAVLAPLIRPSERKTVGIKPWLGGLVVGFILTAYPFLHGIHFATGAFRWLPTTGGINFYIGNSADPGRTINIRPGHAWENLTLWPELNGAHTDRDMQDFYYREAFRDIRARPAAWLKHLGVKTAQFFSSREIPRNIDLYTFRPVSSLLALTTWKIGRFGFPFAILAGLAALGLVARRGRPYRLALMILAYAAGIILIHVCDRYRLPVLPLLIVFAAAGVQALAGQLKQWIRKSDTGVSPVLPTAGDGRATLTRTPSLAFSLILIVTAAVATSLGGPYDAEQWNYKAELDRLVAVGAYDRGDFETAEFHARRAVEENPAEAHAWNQLGLLRAQKGKLDEAETYFLEALRQDPAHAPAWFNLARIAMERGQLEKARDHYLEGLAHMPGHLAARLDLGDLYLRMNRPDDAMACYEEVLRIRPGFLPALQRMERARRNPALTIGTSGH; encoded by the coding sequence ATGAGGGCTCTTTCCACCGAATCCCCGCTCCGCCGCGCGGCGCCCTATGCGGGCATTTTTCTCCTGGCGTGGGCCCTCCGGCTCGTGTACCTGCTCCAGGTCTCCGGTCATCCCTCTTTTCATTTCCCGCTCGTGGATGCGAGGGAATATCACGAGTTGGCGCTGCGCCTCGCGGGCGGGGCTTCTGACCTGCCCAAGATGGCCTGGCAGCCCTGGTTTTATCCCATGCTGCTGGCGCAGGTTTATCAGTCTTTCGGCGCCTCCATCTGGGCGGCCAAGCTCCTGCAGATCACGGCCGGCTCGCTGACCTGCGTGGTCGCGGCCCTGATGGGAACCAGCGTGGGCTCGCGCAGGACCGGCATCCTGGCGGGTGTCCTGGCGGCCGTTTATGGCCCGATGATCTACTATGACGGCGAGTTGCTGGCGGAGACCTGGGCCGGGCTGTGGCTGACCCTGTCCGCGTGGATATCGCTCCGACCCGCCGGCCGCGCGAAGCCTGTGCTGTTGGGCATTCTCGGCGCCCTTTGCCTCTTCACCCGGCCGCCCCTCGTGCCCGCCTGGGCTGTCGCGGTCCTGGCCCCGCTAATTCGCCCGTCGGAGCGAAAGACCGTCGGAATCAAGCCATGGCTGGGCGGTCTGGTGGTCGGATTCATCCTGACAGCCTACCCGTTTCTCCACGGCATCCATTTCGCCACGGGCGCCTTCCGCTGGCTTCCCACGACCGGCGGCATCAACTTCTACATCGGCAACAGCGCCGACCCGGGCCGGACCATCAATATCCGCCCGGGCCATGCCTGGGAAAACCTGACTCTCTGGCCCGAGCTGAACGGCGCGCACACCGACAGGGACATGCAGGACTTCTACTACCGCGAGGCCTTCCGCGACATTCGCGCCCGCCCGGCGGCATGGCTCAAACACCTCGGCGTCAAGACGGCGCAGTTCTTCTCGTCCCGCGAGATTCCTCGAAACATCGATCTGTACACCTTCCGCCCGGTCTCCTCCCTGCTCGCGCTGACGACGTGGAAGATCGGCCGGTTCGGCTTTCCCTTCGCCATCCTGGCCGGGCTGGCGGCGCTGGGCCTCGTGGCGCGCCGCGGCCGGCCGTACCGGCTGGCGCTGATGATCCTGGCCTACGCCGCCGGGATCATCCTCATCCACGTCTGCGACCGCTACCGGCTGCCCGTCCTGCCGCTGCTGATCGTCTTCGCGGCGGCCGGGGTGCAGGCCTTGGCCGGACAACTCAAGCAGTGGATCCGGAAAAGTGACACGGGCGTCTCGCCCGTGCTCCCCACGGCCGGGGACGGCCGTGCCACTTTAACCCGAACGCCAAGCCTGGCCTTTTCTTTGATTCTTATCGTGACGGCGGCCGTCGCGACCAGCCTCGGCGGCCCGTATGACGCCGAGCAGTGGAACTACAAGGCCGAGCTGGACCGCCTCGTGGCCGTGGGCGCGTATGACCGGGGCGACTTCGAGACGGCCGAGTTCCATGCGCGTCGGGCCGTGGAGGAGAATCCGGCCGAGGCGCACGCCTGGAACCAGCTCGGCCTGCTGCGGGCCCAAAAGGGGAAGCTCGACGAAGCCGAGACATATTTCCTCGAGGCCCTGCGGCAGGACCCCGCCCATGCCCCCGCCTGGTTCAATCTCGCGCGGATCGCCATGGAGCGCGGGCAACTCGAAAAGGCGCGGGATCACTACCTCGAAGGCCTGGCTCACATGCCCGGGCACCTGGCCGCCCGGCTCGATCTCGGCGATCTCTACCTGCGTATGAACCGGCCCGATGACGCCATGGCCTGCTACGAGGAGGTTCTGCGGATCCGGCCCGGATTTCTCCCGGCGCTTCAGCGGATGGAGCGGGCCAGGCGGAACCCGGCGCTGACCATTGGCACATCAGGCCACTGA
- a CDS encoding ABC transporter permease: protein MLGEGILCLRFAFAKRVRHEVLFQMFVTGIKSLGVITVVAMFTGMILALQTGLELRRFGQEVNIGTAVAVVMMREMGPFMTGLIIAASVGSAIAAQIGTMAVSEEIDALELMSINPVKFLVTPRLIALVVMMPILTVYTNILGIVGGAIVGTTQLGVSLTAYFDNATRYAENKDLYVGLFKAVLFGVIITTVACHQGFSTSEGAVGVGRSTRKTVIISFLTILVVGYMVTRLFYS from the coding sequence ATGCTCGGGGAGGGGATCCTCTGCCTCCGGTTCGCCTTCGCCAAGCGCGTCCGGCACGAGGTCCTCTTCCAGATGTTCGTCACCGGCATCAAGAGCCTCGGCGTCATCACCGTGGTCGCCATGTTCACCGGGATGATCCTCGCCCTGCAGACCGGCCTCGAACTGCGCCGGTTCGGCCAGGAGGTCAACATCGGCACCGCCGTCGCCGTGGTCATGATGCGCGAGATGGGCCCGTTCATGACCGGCCTGATCATCGCCGCCAGCGTCGGGTCCGCCATCGCCGCCCAGATCGGCACGATGGCGGTCTCGGAGGAGATCGACGCCCTGGAACTGATGTCCATCAACCCGGTGAAGTTCCTCGTCACGCCGCGCCTGATCGCGCTGGTCGTGATGATGCCGATCCTGACGGTCTACACGAACATCCTCGGCATCGTCGGCGGCGCGATCGTCGGAACGACCCAGCTCGGCGTGTCCCTGACCGCCTACTTCGACAACGCGACGCGCTACGCGGAGAACAAGGACCTGTACGTCGGGCTGTTCAAGGCCGTCCTGTTCGGCGTCATCATCACGACCGTCGCCTGCCACCAGGGGTTCTCCACCTCGGAGGGCGCCGTGGGCGTGGGCCGCTCCACGCGCAAGACGGTGATCATTTCGTTCCTGACGATCCTGGTGGTGGGCTACATGGTGACGAGGCTGTTCTACTCATGA
- a CDS encoding AraC family transcriptional regulator yields MKSRNGARPRPGTERDYQERIQRVLQHLQRHVDESLSLDGLARVACFSPFHFHRLFTAFVGETPGQHQRRLRIERAAARLRHTREPVTVIALEAGYETPSAFTRAFRQHFGRSPVGFRRMKKPGPPSAAPRAAPQPREKKMEHRIETCKERKVVFVRRVGRYDKSAGEAWGAVCGFVFPRGLAGCNAEFIGISYDDPDITAEDKLRYDACITVDRDVKPEGEVGVQAIAGGRYAVFTLKGPYDGLKALYRGIFGQWLPSSGHQLRNAPCFEKYLNSPDQTPPKDLLTEVFIPIQ; encoded by the coding sequence ATGAAATCCAGGAACGGCGCGCGACCCCGGCCCGGCACGGAACGCGACTACCAGGAACGGATCCAGCGCGTGCTTCAGCACCTGCAGCGGCACGTGGACGAATCGCTGTCGCTGGACGGCCTGGCCCGCGTGGCGTGCTTCTCGCCCTTTCACTTCCACCGCCTGTTTACGGCGTTCGTCGGGGAGACCCCCGGCCAGCACCAGCGGCGGTTGAGGATCGAGCGGGCGGCCGCCCGGCTCCGGCATACGCGGGAGCCGGTGACGGTGATCGCCCTCGAGGCCGGCTACGAGACGCCCTCGGCCTTCACGCGCGCGTTCCGGCAGCATTTCGGCCGGAGCCCGGTCGGTTTCCGGCGAATGAAGAAACCCGGACCGCCCTCGGCCGCGCCGCGGGCGGCCCCTCAACCCAGGGAGAAGAAGATGGAACACCGGATCGAAACGTGCAAGGAGCGGAAGGTCGTATTCGTGCGGCGGGTGGGGCGCTATGACAAGTCCGCGGGCGAGGCGTGGGGTGCCGTCTGCGGGTTTGTCTTCCCGCGCGGCCTCGCCGGGTGCAACGCGGAGTTCATCGGCATCAGCTACGACGACCCGGACATCACCGCCGAGGACAAGCTCCGCTACGACGCGTGCATCACGGTTGACCGCGACGTGAAGCCCGAGGGCGAGGTCGGGGTGCAGGCCATTGCCGGCGGGCGGTATGCCGTGTTCACGCTCAAGGGCCCGTACGACGGGCTGAAGGCCCTGTACCGCGGGATTTTCGGCCAGTGGCTGCCGTCGAGCGGGCACCAGTTGCGCAACGCGCCGTGCTTCGAGAAGTACCTGAACAGCCCGGACCAGACGCCCCCGAAGGACCTCCTGACGGAAGTCTTCATCCCGATCCAGTAG
- a CDS encoding PEP-CTERM sorting domain-containing protein → MRKLIVLAAVLFAAQMAMGQSLQWIGDSAVYHVEGTTWYNASATWAASGFNGHGFGDVMSLTLGGEAVTWERVMGVTTEMGYGIDGTHQAYVDLPWLEQSGNNDKWQNMTGADVAASASLGAHTVAVYFRATADAGTTFQWDSNGGANYSATFTKVIPEPTTLALIGLGVAGLVAYRRRR, encoded by the coding sequence ATGCGTAAGCTGATCGTACTCGCAGCGGTATTGTTTGCGGCGCAGATGGCGATGGGCCAGTCCCTGCAGTGGATTGGTGACTCGGCGGTTTATCACGTTGAAGGCACGACGTGGTACAACGCCAGCGCCACCTGGGCGGCGTCCGGGTTCAACGGTCATGGCTTCGGCGATGTCATGAGCCTGACCCTCGGCGGGGAAGCTGTGACGTGGGAGCGCGTCATGGGCGTGACGACGGAAATGGGCTACGGCATCGATGGCACCCATCAGGCCTATGTCGACCTGCCCTGGCTGGAGCAGTCCGGCAACAACGACAAGTGGCAGAACATGACGGGTGCGGATGTGGCGGCCAGCGCGAGCCTGGGCGCCCACACGGTTGCCGTGTATTTCCGCGCGACGGCCGATGCCGGGACCACCTTCCAGTGGGACAGCAACGGCGGCGCGAACTACAGCGCGACCTTCACGAAGGTTATTCCGGAGCCGACCACCCTGGCGCTGATTGGCCTGGGCGTGGCCGGTCTGGTGGCCTATCGTCGTCGTCGCTAA
- a CDS encoding YvcK family protein, giving the protein MKSHSSRALHRRPAVRSAAPRPPVEPLLDYVLSGREPDQGLPEGVRDLAGKVFHFDGQDSRVVILGGGTGMSTVVGGNSGMPDWAGRPFVGLKQVFPNLDVVVCTTDDGGSTGRLVRRLPMVGIGDIRKSLLSFIRRELLQRAYSLTDSEVLPVVSLIQQVFNHRFREGEHADRILRDPLCLLAPGLRGVCPPALAAGLRGLGAYIAPGGGGPALAAGKHCLGNLLLTAAIFQAAGGRSTAAPGARALRAGVDRLARLIGSPAGHVHGATATPGELVFRYAHGVEVTGQHKSSHARRGFPIDWMRADFSAPPEVPAVILRKLREADVIITAPGSLYSSNIALLQVPGIPEAIRANRRALKVLGANFWVQEGETDISPHNAHSGFLVSELLEAYDRNVPGGARGLFDVVLASNLEHLPGDILRNYALEGKKPIHLDRARVEAMGFVPVESMLFTVDRSPYTNAVQHDPEKFALAIRALLVADGHMPAAWLVPGRKPRRVPAEIPVPRRRPPIPCRYMQTLRRQLHAKRFEPAGLRDILLDLAWRNRDILPEHLRIFRAVRVVPASRWHRSGDWDSVLGYFDPDDLTIKLHASLLRRPDRLREDLVIALGEAVLGRYIAGRTWSKNISLASHAARCFSIRLLPPARRCSCLNPAQLEAYLRLARMNPCPHEQGDWCITVNGDEGFLPPGLLFGMMYAWYLYNAWGGAMEYEMSLLHWRPDDLIPCQARERERKQALVDFFRTEVFRR; this is encoded by the coding sequence ATGAAGAGCCATTCCTCGAGAGCACTGCACCGGCGTCCGGCGGTCCGGTCCGCCGCGCCGCGGCCGCCCGTGGAGCCCCTTCTGGATTACGTGTTGAGCGGGCGCGAGCCCGACCAGGGGCTGCCCGAGGGCGTCCGCGACCTCGCCGGGAAGGTATTTCATTTCGACGGGCAGGACAGCCGCGTGGTGATCCTGGGCGGCGGCACGGGGATGTCCACGGTGGTCGGCGGGAACTCCGGCATGCCGGACTGGGCCGGGCGCCCGTTTGTCGGGCTCAAGCAGGTCTTTCCCAACCTGGACGTGGTGGTGTGCACGACCGACGACGGCGGCTCGACGGGTCGGCTGGTCCGCCGCCTGCCCATGGTCGGCATCGGCGACATTCGCAAGTCCCTGCTGTCTTTCATTCGCCGGGAATTGCTCCAGCGCGCGTACTCTCTGACGGACAGCGAAGTGCTGCCCGTGGTCAGCCTGATCCAACAGGTGTTCAACCATCGATTCCGTGAAGGCGAGCACGCGGATCGAATTCTTCGCGATCCGTTGTGTCTCCTGGCGCCGGGGCTGCGCGGGGTCTGCCCGCCGGCGCTGGCGGCCGGCTTGCGCGGGCTGGGCGCATACATTGCTCCGGGAGGCGGCGGGCCGGCGCTGGCGGCCGGCAAGCATTGCCTGGGCAACCTGCTCCTGACGGCGGCGATTTTCCAGGCCGCCGGCGGCCGGTCCACCGCGGCGCCGGGGGCCCGGGCGCTGCGTGCCGGGGTGGACCGCCTCGCCCGGCTGATCGGCTCCCCCGCGGGGCACGTGCACGGCGCGACGGCCACGCCCGGCGAACTGGTGTTCCGCTATGCCCACGGGGTCGAGGTGACCGGCCAGCACAAGTCCTCCCACGCGCGGCGCGGGTTTCCCATCGACTGGATGCGGGCGGATTTCTCCGCGCCGCCCGAAGTGCCCGCCGTCATCCTTCGGAAGCTGCGCGAGGCGGACGTCATCATCACGGCGCCCGGGAGCCTGTACTCGAGCAACATCGCGCTGTTGCAGGTCCCCGGCATCCCGGAGGCCATCCGCGCGAACCGCCGCGCGCTCAAGGTGCTCGGCGCGAACTTCTGGGTGCAGGAGGGGGAGACGGACATCTCCCCGCACAACGCGCACTCCGGGTTCCTCGTGTCCGAGCTGCTCGAGGCGTACGACCGCAACGTGCCGGGCGGCGCGCGCGGCCTGTTCGACGTCGTGCTGGCCTCCAACCTGGAACATCTGCCGGGCGATATCCTGCGCAACTACGCCCTCGAGGGGAAGAAGCCCATCCACCTGGACCGCGCCCGGGTTGAGGCCATGGGCTTCGTCCCGGTCGAGTCCATGCTCTTCACGGTGGACCGGAGCCCCTATACCAACGCGGTGCAGCACGACCCGGAAAAATTCGCGTTGGCGATCCGCGCCCTGCTCGTCGCGGACGGCCATATGCCGGCGGCCTGGCTGGTGCCCGGGCGGAAGCCTCGTCGCGTGCCGGCGGAGATTCCCGTTCCGCGGCGCCGCCCCCCGATCCCGTGCCGCTACATGCAGACCCTGCGCCGCCAACTGCACGCCAAGCGGTTCGAGCCCGCCGGGTTGCGCGATATCCTGCTCGATCTCGCGTGGCGGAACCGGGACATCCTGCCCGAGCACCTGCGCATTTTCCGTGCCGTGCGCGTGGTGCCGGCCTCCCGCTGGCATCGCAGCGGGGACTGGGACAGCGTGCTGGGCTATTTCGATCCCGACGATCTCACCATCAAACTGCACGCGAGCCTGTTGCGCCGGCCGGACCGCCTTCGCGAGGACCTGGTCATCGCGCTCGGGGAGGCCGTGCTGGGACGCTACATCGCGGGGCGCACCTGGTCGAAGAACATCAGCCTGGCCTCCCATGCCGCGCGATGCTTTTCCATCCGTCTATTGCCGCCCGCCCGCCGGTGCTCCTGTTTGAACCCGGCCCAACTGGAGGCCTACCTCCGCCTTGCGCGGATGAATCCCTGCCCGCACGAGCAAGGAGACTGGTGCATCACGGTCAACGGCGACGAGGGATTCCTGCCGCCCGGGCTCCTCTTCGGCATGATGTACGCCTGGTATCTCTACAATGCCTGGGGCGGCGCCATGGAGTACGAGATGTCCCTGCTGCACTGGCGGCCCGACGACTTGATCCCCTGCCAGGCCCGCGAGCGGGAACGCAAGCAGGCGCTCGTCGATTTCTTCCGCACGGAAGTGTTCCGGCGGTGA
- a CDS encoding SUMF1/EgtB/PvdO family nonheme iron enzyme has product MSWFHDGTAALYRVEITTELQASNAWKAAGAYLPTGQWMSVRLNVTNAPMRFYRVWADTSTAFRTRHAMVLVPGGVFAMGNTYGDPALVEGWPRELPVHDVPVSPFLMDKYEVSNEKAAEVFQWAYTNNLLGVNPIDAHPHAQVVNLEGVTQTLYRLDQTWSQIGFTNGAFYVKNNRTNFPIIGITWYGAQAYANYRSDMEGLPRAIGFAVTNWSMNLNAGGYRLPTEAEWEKACRGGIAGTHFPWPNDSVYGPSNYLYNIDVVKANYADGRYQPWTNQPPHPWYFETIATTPVGYYDGRQQIDFSVHPLTDWMSGADAGTTQDMANAYGLYDMGGNAWEWCWDWYATNWYSSPSASLPDPVGETNRANIDPPVVVRDLGAKILRGGGWYPVSLTFGSDPTYLRCAYREGQWPDVPMVSAGFRLARSIR; this is encoded by the coding sequence GTGAGCTGGTTTCACGACGGCACGGCGGCGCTGTATCGCGTGGAAATAACGACTGAACTGCAGGCATCCAACGCGTGGAAGGCGGCCGGCGCGTATCTGCCCACCGGCCAGTGGATGTCGGTCCGGCTGAACGTCACGAACGCCCCGATGCGCTTCTACCGGGTCTGGGCCGACACCTCGACGGCTTTCCGGACCCGGCACGCGATGGTCCTGGTTCCCGGCGGTGTATTTGCCATGGGCAACACGTACGGGGATCCGGCCCTGGTCGAGGGCTGGCCGCGCGAACTGCCGGTTCATGACGTGCCGGTAAGCCCGTTCCTGATGGACAAGTACGAGGTCTCCAATGAAAAGGCGGCCGAGGTCTTCCAGTGGGCTTATACAAACAACCTGCTCGGCGTCAATCCAATCGACGCCCATCCCCATGCCCAAGTCGTCAACCTCGAGGGCGTCACCCAGACGCTCTATCGATTGGACCAGACTTGGAGCCAGATCGGCTTCACGAACGGCGCGTTTTACGTGAAGAACAACCGGACGAATTTTCCCATCATCGGCATTACCTGGTACGGCGCCCAGGCCTATGCCAACTACCGCAGCGACATGGAGGGACTCCCCCGGGCCATTGGGTTTGCCGTGACGAACTGGTCCATGAACCTTAACGCCGGCGGCTACCGTCTGCCCACGGAGGCGGAATGGGAAAAGGCCTGCCGGGGCGGCATCGCCGGCACGCATTTTCCATGGCCGAATGATTCCGTGTACGGGCCGTCGAACTACCTGTATAACATTGACGTGGTCAAGGCGAACTACGCGGATGGCCGATATCAGCCGTGGACCAATCAGCCGCCGCACCCCTGGTATTTTGAGACCATCGCCACGACGCCCGTGGGATATTACGACGGCCGCCAGCAGATTGATTTCAGCGTTCATCCCCTGACGGACTGGATGAGCGGCGCCGATGCGGGGACCACCCAGGACATGGCCAATGCCTACGGTCTCTACGACATGGGAGGGAACGCGTGGGAGTGGTGCTGGGATTGGTATGCCACCAATTGGTATTCAAGCCCTTCGGCCAGCCTGCCCGATCCCGTCGGGGAGACCAATCGTGCAAACATCGACCCGCCTGTTGTGGTGCGCGATCTGGGCGCCAAGATCCTTCGCGGGGGAGGCTGGTATCCCGTGAGCCTTACCTTTGGCTCCGATCCCACTTACTTGCGCTGCGCCTATCGCGAGGGTCAGTGGCCTGATGTGCCAATGGTCAGCGCCGGGTTCCGCCTGGCCCGCTCCATCCGCTGA
- a CDS encoding MCE family protein, with protein MKRSRLQETSIEVTVGAFMFMVLLALGFFTIVLSRENLFAKRYELDVVFKHVLGLRQGDNVFVRGVDVGKVKALHITPEGVHVLASLEQPVTLREDYKIEILPSSVLGGRYLGVHEGSEDNPLLPEGTVIRGVTPVDLLDEATRTVQLIKKGVEEGRIIENISAAADGVRKLMARLEEGEGTLGKLLTDETLYANLKDISENLKQITARVNDGKGTVGRLLSEDDTLYQDLSAAVAAVKDVTVSIAEGDGTLGKLTRDDELYEQAKLLMNEIRGAIDDLRETTPVTTFTSVFFGAF; from the coding sequence ATGAAACGCAGCCGATTGCAGGAAACCTCGATTGAAGTGACCGTGGGCGCCTTCATGTTCATGGTCCTGCTCGCCCTCGGGTTCTTCACCATCGTCTTGAGCCGCGAGAACCTGTTCGCCAAGCGCTACGAGCTGGACGTGGTCTTCAAGCACGTGCTGGGACTGCGGCAGGGGGACAACGTCTTCGTCAGGGGCGTGGACGTCGGCAAGGTCAAGGCCCTGCACATCACCCCGGAGGGCGTGCACGTGCTGGCCAGCCTGGAGCAGCCGGTGACGCTGCGCGAGGATTATAAGATCGAGATCCTGCCGTCGTCCGTGCTCGGCGGGCGGTACCTGGGCGTGCACGAAGGCTCGGAGGACAACCCCCTGTTGCCCGAGGGCACGGTGATCCGGGGCGTGACGCCGGTGGACCTCCTCGACGAGGCCACGCGGACGGTGCAGCTCATCAAGAAGGGCGTCGAGGAAGGCAGGATCATCGAGAATATCAGCGCCGCCGCCGACGGCGTCCGCAAGCTCATGGCCCGCCTGGAGGAGGGGGAGGGGACGCTCGGTAAACTGCTGACCGACGAGACCCTCTACGCCAACCTCAAGGACATTTCCGAGAACCTGAAGCAGATCACCGCGCGGGTGAACGACGGCAAGGGCACCGTCGGCCGGCTGCTCTCCGAGGACGACACCCTGTACCAGGACCTCTCCGCCGCCGTCGCCGCCGTCAAGGACGTGACCGTCTCGATTGCCGAGGGCGACGGCACCCTGGGCAAGCTGACCCGGGACGACGAGTTGTATGAGCAGGCCAAGCTGCTGATGAACGAAATCCGGGGAGCCATCGACGACCTGCGGGAGACGACGCCGGTCACCACGTTCACCAGCGTATTTTTCGGGGCTTTTTAA
- a CDS encoding ATP-binding cassette domain-containing protein, whose protein sequence is MIRFEKVTRRLGGRLVLDAVDFEIEKGETFVIVGSSGAGKSVTLKHMVRLLTPDSGRVWVGDDVVSEARGAELERIRSRFGVLFQGAALLQWLNVGDNVALPLREHTRLGEDEIDRLVEEKLRLVNLEDIMEKFPSDLSGGMRKRVGLARAIVMQPEIILYDEPTSGLDPVTSRTIDQLIDNLRRELGVTSVVVTHDLHSALAIGTRIAMLHEGNIVEVSTPEEFIRSKQEVVRGFLDAQYITQRGAWETA, encoded by the coding sequence ATGATCCGGTTCGAAAAAGTCACGCGGCGGCTGGGCGGGCGGCTGGTGCTCGACGCCGTGGATTTCGAGATCGAGAAGGGCGAGACCTTCGTCATCGTCGGCTCCTCCGGCGCCGGCAAGAGCGTGACGCTCAAGCACATGGTGCGCCTGCTGACCCCCGACAGCGGCCGGGTGTGGGTCGGCGACGACGTGGTCAGCGAGGCCCGCGGGGCCGAACTCGAGCGGATCCGCTCGCGCTTCGGCGTGCTGTTCCAGGGCGCGGCCCTGCTGCAGTGGCTGAACGTCGGCGACAATGTCGCCCTTCCGCTTCGCGAGCATACCCGCCTGGGCGAGGACGAGATCGACCGCCTGGTCGAGGAGAAGCTGCGCCTGGTCAACCTCGAGGACATCATGGAGAAGTTCCCGTCCGACCTCTCGGGCGGCATGCGCAAGCGCGTCGGCCTGGCGCGGGCCATCGTCATGCAGCCCGAGATCATCCTGTACGACGAGCCGACCTCCGGGCTGGACCCCGTCACCTCCCGCACGATCGACCAGCTGATCGACAACCTGCGCCGCGAGCTGGGCGTCACCAGCGTGGTGGTGACCCACGACCTCCATAGCGCCCTCGCCATCGGGACGCGGATCGCCATGCTCCACGAGGGAAATATTGTTGAAGTTTCAACGCCGGAAGAGTTTATTCGGTCCAAGCAGGAAGTGGTACGCGGCTTCCTGGACGCGCAGTACATCACCCAGCGCGGGGCGTGGGAAACAGCATGA